The following are encoded together in the Sparus aurata chromosome 1, fSpaAur1.1, whole genome shotgun sequence genome:
- the pla2g12a gene encoding group XIIA secretory phospholipase A2, with the protein MHLNSFTCVFLLGLCSCGLLHQVSACKHEPETPDWRMTLKTIRNGIHKIDKYLNAALDLFGGDDGLCHYRCSDGYKPVPRPGYKQPPPNGCGSPVFGFQFDIGIPSMTKCCNQHDRCYDTCGREKHDCDDQFQDCLETICRNVQKTLGLAQSVQACESAVTLLFDAVMHLGCKPYMDSQRESCVCQYEMKREL; encoded by the exons ATGCACTTAAACAGCTTCACCTGTGTTTTCCTGCTGGGTCTGTGCTCCTGTGGACTCCTCCATCAGGTGTCTGCCTGCAAACATGAGCCAGAGACTCCCGACTGGAGGATGACCCTGAAAACTATCCGCAACGGAATACACAAGATTGACAAGTACCTGAACGCAGCACTGGATCTGTTCGGTGGAGATGACGGGCTGTGTCACTACAGGTGTAGTGACG GTTACAAGCCGGTGCCTCGTCCCGGGTACAAGCAGCCACCACCTAACGGATGTGGGTCACCGGTGTTTGGATTTCAG TTTGATATAGGAATCCCGTCCATGACCAAATGTTGTAACCAACACGACCGCTGCTATGACACCTGCGGCCGGGAGAAGCACGACTGTGACGACCAGTTTCAGGACTGCCTCGAGACCATCTGCAGGAATGTGCAAAAGACTCTGGGACTGGCTCAGAGTGTCCAGG CTTGTGAGTCAGCAGTGACTCTGCTGTTTGACGCCGTTATGCACCTGGGATGTAAGCCATACATGGACAGCCAGAGAGAGtcttgtgtgtgtcagtatgaAATGAAAAGGGAACTGTGA